From Burkholderia sp. WP9, a single genomic window includes:
- a CDS encoding EAL domain-containing protein, translating to MALRVGRIHAIVGLEWEDLIRSRGILSAAIHDTLDTTLHGRALAVLGRRLTQDLAWQTEAYQRLQTSRQDVLLRVTRLAWEVESYTDLIGRVVQILGEHDEVAGCSVGRPDSQGIFRFESVSGKTMERYLADMENSTQRPISNGDLPQGQGPVGRAWRSGNVERSINFATDPLMAPWKTLAMQENFRSSVAIPLRQPGHAPKAILLLYSAFPGGYSAADQMAFITPLQTLLGLAIARIENQEGRTQAVPYATRQHWAALLRSDALEMYYQPLLDLKTGQVTKVEALARLRDGDRVLTPGEFFPALSSDDFLDLYVRGLAQVLSQRNRWLQAGFELKVSVNLPSSALGDNRYFEATRQALTEYVCCPDMLTLEILETDALPSGMDVCGELAKFKLLGINLAEDDLGSGHSSLNRLRELPFDWIKIDRSIVSVAGQDASNVLRFVYQLTRLGRSLGKSVVVEGIEDAGMLEAIVILGADVAQGYAIARPMPAQQLTAWMHNRPQLPRSLSAKSALGKLATLLIWEERLHLICEDPRAFGRLFDIVTTQPAIGVVAAAAPAPLDSACQVCPFSRFFSETESILPRELSDPTAQRALIAAAVSHGPDSVAYRSARQRLVTAIMSEAVEH from the coding sequence ATGGCGTTGCGGGTCGGACGTATCCACGCCATTGTCGGGTTGGAGTGGGAAGACCTGATTCGCAGCCGGGGCATTCTTTCCGCTGCGATTCACGACACACTCGATACGACACTGCACGGCAGGGCGCTGGCGGTATTGGGAAGGCGATTGACGCAGGATCTGGCGTGGCAAACGGAGGCCTACCAGCGTCTGCAGACTTCGCGTCAGGACGTACTGTTGCGCGTGACCCGGTTGGCGTGGGAAGTGGAGAGTTACACGGATCTAATCGGCCGGGTTGTTCAGATCCTCGGCGAACACGACGAGGTCGCGGGCTGCTCCGTTGGGCGACCCGATAGTCAGGGGATTTTTCGCTTCGAGTCGGTGTCAGGCAAAACCATGGAGCGGTACCTTGCCGACATGGAGAACTCGACCCAACGGCCGATCTCGAATGGCGACCTGCCTCAAGGCCAGGGCCCGGTCGGGCGCGCCTGGCGTAGCGGGAACGTGGAGCGAAGCATCAACTTTGCGACGGATCCCCTGATGGCGCCGTGGAAGACACTGGCAATGCAGGAGAATTTCCGCTCCAGCGTGGCGATTCCTTTACGTCAGCCCGGGCATGCTCCCAAAGCCATTCTTTTGCTCTATAGCGCGTTTCCCGGCGGGTATTCGGCAGCGGATCAGATGGCTTTCATCACGCCATTACAAACTCTTTTGGGGCTCGCGATTGCGCGGATCGAGAATCAGGAAGGGCGGACTCAGGCGGTCCCTTATGCGACGCGACAGCATTGGGCGGCGCTGCTCAGATCGGATGCGCTGGAAATGTACTATCAGCCGCTATTGGACCTCAAAACCGGGCAGGTGACCAAAGTCGAAGCGCTGGCTCGACTGCGCGACGGCGATAGGGTTCTGACGCCTGGTGAGTTTTTCCCGGCGCTGTCCTCGGATGATTTCCTCGACCTTTACGTCCGGGGCTTGGCACAGGTGCTGTCGCAGCGCAATCGCTGGCTCCAGGCGGGTTTCGAGTTGAAGGTGTCGGTGAATCTGCCGTCCAGTGCGTTGGGTGACAACCGCTATTTCGAAGCCACCCGGCAAGCCTTGACGGAATACGTTTGCTGCCCGGACATGCTGACCCTCGAAATTCTGGAAACGGATGCACTTCCATCCGGCATGGATGTGTGCGGCGAACTGGCGAAATTCAAGTTGCTCGGCATCAACCTGGCCGAAGACGATCTCGGATCCGGGCACAGCAGCCTGAATCGGTTGCGTGAACTGCCGTTTGACTGGATCAAGATCGACCGCAGTATCGTGAGTGTTGCGGGTCAGGATGCCTCTAATGTGTTGCGTTTCGTCTATCAGTTGACAAGGCTTGGCCGCTCGTTGGGTAAATCGGTGGTCGTGGAAGGGATTGAAGATGCGGGCATGCTGGAGGCCATCGTCATTCTCGGTGCCGACGTCGCTCAAGGCTATGCGATTGCGCGCCCCATGCCCGCGCAGCAGTTGACGGCGTGGATGCATAACCGGCCCCAGTTGCCGCGCTCTCTGAGCGCGAAAAGCGCGTTGGGGAAACTGGCGACGTTGTTGATCTGGGAAGAACGCCTGCATCTGATTTGCGAGGACCCGCGCGCTTTTGGCAGGCTGTTTGACATTGTGACGACGCAGCCCGCGATCGGAGTCGTTGCGGCGGCTGCGCCGGCGCCACTCGACTCTGCGTGTCAGGTTTGTCCATTCTCCAGGTTCTTTAGTGAAACGGAGTCCATTCTGCCGAGGGAACTGTCGGATCCGACCGCGCAGCGAGCGCTGATTGCGGCGGCGGTAAGTCACGGACCGGACAGTGTGGCCTATCGGTCGGCACGCCAGAGGTTGGTGACCGCCATCATGAGCGAAGCGGTGGAACACTGA
- a CDS encoding methyl-accepting chemotaxis protein — MKLSFSQKLWLPLVLSLSCVAGMSIYNAYEEREGQLDDRKMDLVHASDIALSIVKTYGDAVAAGSLSETEARKQAMDKVRAIRYGDEGYFAIINSQATVLMHPTRPELNGKDASNYRDPNGVYVFRAAVDAVKRDGKGFNEYAFPRPGSTAASPKISYNVSYQPWGWILTTGVYVDDIDAAFRSMLYRSLGIMLVLVGALSTVVVLFNRGILRAMGGEPSYAAELANQIASNDLTAVVRTNRDDQSSLLFSMKSMQEQLTRTIGAIKVSADSIATASHQIAVGNQDLSQRTEEQAAALEQTAASMEQLISTVTQNAENASEANHLAAQAVKVAEQGGVVVTRVVETMGGINASSDKIADIVGMIESIAFQTNILALNAAVEAARAGEQGRGFAVVASEVRSLAQRSSTASKEIRELILDSVQRVRTGAGYAQEAGEAMDRITQEVKRVTDLMSEIAASSQEQSKGIGEVNEAVTQMDQVTQQNAALVEEAAAAASSLEMQADDLKAAVSMFRLDA; from the coding sequence ATGAAGTTGTCCTTCTCCCAGAAGCTCTGGCTCCCGCTCGTTCTGAGCCTGTCATGTGTTGCCGGCATGTCGATCTACAACGCCTACGAAGAGAGGGAGGGGCAGTTGGATGATCGAAAAATGGATCTGGTCCACGCTTCGGATATCGCCCTTAGCATCGTCAAGACATATGGTGATGCGGTAGCGGCGGGATCATTGTCCGAGACGGAAGCCAGGAAACAGGCCATGGATAAGGTCCGTGCTATCCGGTATGGCGACGAAGGCTATTTCGCGATCATCAATTCGCAAGCAACAGTGCTGATGCATCCGACACGGCCAGAGTTGAACGGCAAGGACGCGAGCAACTACAGGGACCCGAACGGCGTGTATGTTTTTCGCGCCGCGGTGGATGCCGTCAAGCGCGACGGCAAAGGGTTCAACGAGTATGCATTTCCGCGGCCGGGCTCGACCGCGGCCTCTCCTAAAATTTCGTACAACGTGAGCTATCAGCCGTGGGGCTGGATTCTCACGACAGGAGTCTATGTCGACGACATCGACGCGGCGTTCCGTTCAATGTTGTATCGCAGCCTTGGAATCATGCTGGTGCTAGTCGGCGCTTTGTCGACTGTCGTGGTGCTGTTCAATCGCGGCATCCTGCGCGCGATGGGCGGAGAACCATCCTACGCGGCCGAACTCGCTAACCAGATTGCGAGCAATGACCTGACCGCGGTGGTCAGAACGAATCGGGATGATCAATCGAGCCTGCTATTTTCGATGAAGAGCATGCAGGAGCAACTCACGCGAACGATCGGCGCGATCAAGGTTTCTGCCGATTCGATCGCGACGGCTTCGCATCAGATTGCAGTCGGCAACCAGGACCTGTCGCAGCGCACAGAGGAGCAGGCCGCGGCCCTGGAGCAAACAGCAGCCAGCATGGAACAACTCATTTCCACGGTTACTCAGAACGCCGAGAATGCGAGCGAGGCTAATCATCTCGCTGCTCAGGCGGTCAAAGTGGCCGAACAGGGCGGTGTCGTAGTGACGCGCGTGGTGGAAACCATGGGCGGGATCAACGCCAGTTCCGACAAGATTGCCGATATTGTCGGCATGATCGAAAGCATCGCATTCCAGACGAATATCCTCGCCTTGAACGCGGCGGTGGAGGCGGCGCGTGCCGGCGAGCAGGGCAGAGGCTTTGCGGTGGTCGCCTCCGAGGTGCGCTCGCTCGCGCAGCGTTCGTCGACCGCGTCGAAAGAGATCAGGGAACTCATTCTTGATTCCGTGCAGCGGGTGCGCACCGGTGCCGGCTACGCGCAGGAAGCCGGCGAAGCCATGGACAGGATTACGCAGGAGGTGAAGCGTGTGACGGATCTCATGAGTGAAATCGCAGCTTCTTCGCAGGAACAGAGCAAGGGCATCGGCGAGGTCAATGAGGCTGTTACGCAGATGGATCAGGTCACGCAGCAGAACGCGGCACTGGTCGAAGAAGCCGCGGCCGCAGCCAGTTCGCTGGAGATGCAGGCAGACGATCTGAAGGCTGCCGTTTCCATGTTCCGGCTGGATGCATAG
- a CDS encoding helix-turn-helix domain-containing protein: MDHELLIALGKQSFASERPNHCAQCGIRDLCLGSGLDSHQMSSLADVVVERRRVEQGKVLYEQGSPFTHVFAIASGSSKAVVRSVDGRLQIAALALRGDVVGFLGAASGAQPVTVVALENSVFCVIPYRHLLRRISQNQLVGTQFQRLVARVMQQRQAAFLSTASANAERRVCGFLLWFSDQLAARKQHFTEFSLPLSRTDIADFVGLRLETVSRAFTRLCDLNLIEAKGRHIRIPDVQLLRRWFSESR, from the coding sequence ATGGACCACGAACTCCTCATCGCCCTTGGCAAGCAATCTTTCGCTAGCGAGCGCCCCAATCATTGTGCTCAATGCGGAATCCGCGACCTGTGTCTTGGGAGTGGGCTTGACTCGCATCAGATGTCGAGTCTCGCCGACGTGGTCGTCGAAAGAAGGCGCGTAGAACAAGGCAAGGTTCTCTATGAGCAAGGATCCCCGTTCACGCATGTCTTCGCGATTGCGAGCGGTTCGTCAAAAGCCGTAGTGCGATCCGTCGACGGGCGTCTTCAGATCGCGGCGCTTGCCCTGAGAGGTGATGTTGTTGGTTTTCTCGGCGCTGCGTCCGGGGCACAACCCGTTACGGTGGTTGCCCTTGAGAATTCGGTCTTCTGTGTTATCCCTTACCGGCACCTGTTGCGGCGTATCTCCCAGAACCAGCTGGTTGGCACCCAGTTTCAACGTCTCGTCGCGCGCGTCATGCAACAACGGCAGGCGGCGTTCCTGTCCACCGCGAGCGCCAATGCCGAACGGCGTGTGTGTGGTTTCCTCCTCTGGTTCTCGGACCAGCTTGCCGCGCGCAAACAGCATTTCACCGAATTTTCGCTTCCCCTCAGTCGGACCGATATTGCTGATTTTGTCGGTCTGCGACTGGAAACCGTGAGCAGGGCATTCACCCGCCTTTGCGATCTGAATCTCATCGAGGCCAAGGGCCGGCATATCCGCATCCCGGACGTGCAGCTTTTGCGGAGATGGTTTTCAGAGTCGCGTTGA
- a CDS encoding transketolase family protein encodes MSDTTTQKPRLKTSAMIASIAGEGQVTRSAPFGHALAQLAREKKNVVGMTADLGKYTDLHIFCKEFPERYYQMGMAEQLLMGAAAGMAHEGAQPFVTTYAVFATRRAYDFMHQAIAEDNLDVKIICALPGLTTGYGPSHQAAEDLALMRAMPNMTVIDPCDALDTEQMVPAIAAHNGPVYARLLRGNVPAVLDEYDYQFELGKAKLLRDGAEVLIISSGIMTMRSLEVAKALEVDNVGVAVLHVPTIKPLDTETILREARRTGRMVVVAENHSVIGGLGEAVATTLLTAGVTPMYRQIALPDEFLAAGALPTLHDRYGISTHVMTATIKGWLG; translated from the coding sequence ATGAGCGACACCACCACCCAAAAGCCGCGTCTGAAGACTTCGGCGATGATTGCATCGATCGCCGGCGAGGGACAGGTCACGCGTTCCGCTCCGTTTGGTCACGCATTAGCCCAGTTGGCTCGGGAGAAGAAGAATGTCGTTGGCATGACAGCCGACCTCGGCAAGTACACGGACTTGCACATTTTTTGCAAGGAATTCCCTGAACGTTACTACCAGATGGGCATGGCCGAGCAGTTGCTGATGGGCGCGGCCGCCGGTATGGCACACGAGGGCGCCCAGCCTTTCGTGACGACGTATGCCGTATTCGCAACCCGCCGCGCGTATGACTTCATGCACCAGGCCATTGCCGAGGACAACCTCGACGTAAAGATCATCTGCGCACTGCCTGGCCTCACGACCGGCTACGGCCCGAGCCATCAGGCGGCAGAGGATCTCGCCCTGATGCGTGCGATGCCGAACATGACGGTCATCGATCCGTGCGACGCGCTGGATACCGAACAGATGGTGCCAGCGATCGCCGCGCATAACGGCCCGGTGTACGCGCGCCTGCTGCGTGGCAACGTTCCGGCCGTGCTCGATGAGTACGACTATCAGTTCGAGTTGGGCAAGGCGAAGCTGCTTCGCGACGGCGCGGAGGTGCTGATTATTTCTTCGGGCATTATGACCATGCGCTCGCTGGAAGTCGCGAAGGCGCTGGAAGTGGACAATGTCGGCGTCGCGGTGTTGCATGTGCCGACCATCAAGCCGCTCGATACTGAGACGATCTTGCGCGAAGCCCGGCGTACGGGGCGCATGGTGGTGGTCGCCGAAAATCACTCGGTAATCGGCGGTCTCGGAGAGGCGGTCGCGACCACGCTGCTCACGGCCGGCGTCACGCCGATGTACCGTCAGATCGCGCTGCCCGACGAGTTTCTCGCTGCCGGCGCGTTGCCGACCTTGCATGATCGCTACGGCATCTCGACCCATGTCATGACAGCAACCATCAAGGGCTGGCTTGGATAA
- a CDS encoding transketolase, whose translation MNSSSSDGVTLAERAYRIRRNALLMGEVQGQGYIGQALDIADVLAVAYFGAMRYQPDNPDWEGRDRFLLSNGHYAIALYAALFEAGFLPPEELETYGSDDSRLPMSGMASYTPGMEMSGGSLGHGLTIAVGRCLGLKRKGSNAFVYTLFSDGELDEGAIWEGLMSAAHWKLDNLIAMVDVNNQQADGPSSKIMAFEPLVEKLEAFGWFTQRVDGNDIEAVKAAFDAARNHPKEQPRIIVCDTRMGCGVPFLEEREKNHFIRVDAHEWQLALAALEAGRQA comes from the coding sequence ATGAACAGTTCGTCATCAGATGGGGTGACGCTCGCCGAGCGCGCCTACCGGATTCGCAGAAACGCCTTGCTGATGGGCGAAGTACAGGGCCAGGGCTATATCGGCCAGGCACTCGATATCGCCGATGTACTCGCGGTTGCCTACTTTGGCGCGATGCGCTACCAGCCCGACAACCCCGACTGGGAAGGCCGCGATCGCTTCCTCTTGTCCAATGGCCACTATGCAATCGCGCTTTACGCCGCGCTTTTCGAAGCCGGCTTCCTGCCACCGGAAGAACTCGAAACCTACGGCAGCGACGACAGCCGGTTGCCCATGTCCGGAATGGCGAGCTACACGCCTGGCATGGAGATGTCCGGCGGTTCGCTCGGCCACGGTCTCACGATCGCGGTGGGCCGCTGCCTGGGACTGAAGCGCAAAGGCTCGAACGCCTTCGTCTACACGCTTTTCTCCGACGGCGAACTCGACGAAGGCGCGATCTGGGAGGGCTTGATGTCGGCCGCTCATTGGAAGCTGGACAATCTGATCGCGATGGTCGACGTTAACAACCAGCAAGCCGACGGTCCTTCTTCGAAGATCATGGCATTCGAGCCGCTCGTCGAGAAGCTCGAAGCATTTGGCTGGTTCACGCAGCGGGTGGACGGCAACGACATCGAAGCAGTGAAGGCGGCCTTCGATGCTGCACGCAATCATCCGAAAGAGCAGCCGCGGATTATCGTTTGCGATACCCGCATGGGCTGCGGCGTACCGTTCCTCGAAGAACGGGAGAAGAACCATTTTATCCGCGTCGATGCCCACGAGTGGCAACTGGCGCTCGCAGCACTCGAAGCAGGGAGACAAGCATGA